The following is a genomic window from Desulfobulbaceae bacterium.
CCTCGGCCAGCCACATCTGTCGCTACCAGAACTTTGATTTCACCGCTGCGGAATCTCTCTAAAGTGCTAATTCTTTTCTTTTGAGCCACATCTCCAGACAACATTTCACAATCGATTCCGTTACGCATAAGCCGCTCAGTCAGCCTTCTGGTTTCATCCTTTCTATTGGCAAACACCAATACCTTCTCCAGCTTTTGAGTTGTTATCATATTATACAAAATGTGGTATTTTTCCTGAGCGGTCGTAAGGTATACAAGTTGCTCGATTGTATCTACGGCTACCTGGTCAGGCTCAATTTCAACCTGAACAGGCTTAACACACCACTGACTCGCAAGGTGACGAACTTCAGGGGTTAATGTGGCGGAAAACATTAAGGTCTGGCGATTTTCTTTTGGAGGCGTGTTGTATACAATATTTCGCACATCAGGAATGAAACCCATATCAAGCATACGGTCAGCTTCGTCAATAACCAGTACCTTTAAAGATTTCAAATTAACTATCTTTTTACGAATAAAATCCAGTAATCTCCCTGGTGTAGCGACAATGATTTCAGGTTTTTTTTCTTCGATAAGGCGCTGTTGTTTTTCATAATCCATCCCCCCAAAAACAGGTGCAACACAAATACCTGAATACTTGGCCAGAGCCACTGCATCATTGGATATTTGGGTAACCAACTCCCTGGTAGGCGCAATTATCAGAGCAAAAGGCAGCCCATTACTACCCTTCTGATCAGAGTTGTGTCGTAAGAGGTTGGCCATGATCGTAATCAGAAAGGCCGCTGTCTTTCCCGTACCGGTCTGGGCCTGACCAATAGTATCCGTGCCATCAAGTGCCCCAGTAAGGGTCTTGACTTGAACAGGTGTACAGTATGAAAAACCAAGATCGGCAATAGCCCTCATCAGTGATGGTGGCAGATCAAAATCATGAAACCGGGTTTTTCCTTCTTCCGGAGCAACATCAAACTGCGAGATATCCCATTGACTCGGCCTTTGAGCTTTAGATGAACGCGGACGACGATACTTCTTCTTTGGGGATTGAGAACGGCTTGCCGGTGCATCTTTT
Proteins encoded in this region:
- a CDS encoding DEAD/DEAH box helicase, whose product is MLKKIVNFVRRKFIGGDRPDQTKKTVARVRDVRHEDLPGSSGHVEVKDAPASRSQSPKKKYRRPRSSKAQRPSQWDISQFDVAPEEGKTRFHDFDLPPSLMRAIADLGFSYCTPVQVKTLTGALDGTDTIGQAQTGTGKTAAFLITIMANLLRHNSDQKGSNGLPFALIIAPTRELVTQISNDAVALAKYSGICVAPVFGGMDYEKQQRLIEEKKPEIIVATPGRLLDFIRKKIVNLKSLKVLVIDEADRMLDMGFIPDVRNIVYNTPPKENRQTLMFSATLTPEVRHLASQWCVKPVQVEIEPDQVAVDTIEQLVYLTTAQEKYHILYNMITTQKLEKVLVFANRKDETRRLTERLMRNGIDCEMLSGDVAQKKRISTLERFRSGEIKVLVATDVAGRG